The Dermacentor andersoni chromosome 1, qqDerAnde1_hic_scaffold, whole genome shotgun sequence genomic interval gcttactcccagtattatataacatattcaccaagataatttgcaatagaataagggccacaccggactttagtcaaccaagggagcaggctggcttcaggaagggatactctacaatggatcgcatccatgtcatcaatcaggttatcgagaaatccgcagagtacaataagcctctctatatggctttcatagattactaaaaagcatttgattcagtagagataccagcagttatagaggcattacgtaatcaaggagtgcagaacacttatgtaaataccttggaaaatatctacagaggttccacagctaccttaattctacacaagaaaagcaggaagataactataaagaaaggtgtcagacagggagacaatctctccaatgctattcactggtTGCTTGGAAGaagttcaagctattaaactgggaaggcttaggagtaaggattgacggcgaatatctctgcaaccttcggtttgccaatgacattgttctattagcaacaatgcagacgagttacaacaaattattgaggtgggccttaacagagagagtgtaagagtggggttgaagattaatatgcaaaagactaAAATAATGACGAATAGCCAAGCAaggcaacaagagttcaggatcaccagtcagcctttagagtctgtaaagaagtacgtttacctaggtcaactaatcacagggaaccccgattatgagaaggaaattcacagaataacaatgggttggagcgcatatagcagacattgtcagctcctgactggaagcttaccattatcattgaaaagaaaggtgtacaatcagtgcactttaccAGTGCTCGCAtacgggcagaaacttggagactgacaaagaagcttgagaacaagtttaggaccgcgcaaagagcgatggaatgaagaatgctaggcataatgttaagagacagaaagagagcggtttcgatcagaaagcaaacgggtatagtcgacattctaattgacattaagagaaaaaatgtggagctgggcaggtcatgtaatgtgcaggttagataaccgttgaaccattagggttacagaatgggtaccaagagaagggaagcacagtcggagactgcagaagactaggtggggcaatgaaattaggaaatttgcgggcactagttggaatcagttggcgcaggacaagagTAATTGGAGaatgcagggagaggccttcgtcctacagtggacataaaataggctgctgatgatgattacaaCCTAATTCAAATGGCAAAAGAAAAATGGCTGGGGTTCAACGTGGCTTGAACCTAGTTGTATGAGTGAAAGCTCTGTTAAGCATGGTTAGACACGGTTCTTCAGTGATTCTTCCCGGCTAGCTATATCGGCAGGGTGCTCAGACTCAGCCTGGCGCCTGCAGTAAAgagttgacacacacacacactggcgcCTGCTTCATCCATGGCAAGACTGAGCGACCAAGCGTTGCTGAAGCAGCTTAAGGTGCATTTATAGTCTGACGTTATCAATGCGCAGGCGAGCATTGCTTGACGCCGGGCACGTCGTAGCACATTGgcagcgtccggttacgttggctgtgcCAGTGTGTCAAACTATTGGTCGAACTATAGACCCTGTTGTTCTCACCAATGTGATGTAACATGTGCACGCGCTCATGCTATGTTGGACTATATTTGGCCCTTTAaaccctcgcctagtcacgtggtacacaGCGGCGAGGCTTGAGCGAGCGCAGCTGCTACAcctctccgcagcggatcacgtgacgTGACATCACACCTGCGCACCGGCGGCTGAAGGTCCAACATGCACCGAGAGTGACCTTTGGAGTTAGTTGTACTTCAAGGAGTAGAgctgtgggtctaaaaatttgaGAACACTTTCGGTCGTACATGAACCTTCACATTGCTTCAAGGCTGAAATGTGGCTTTTTAGTTCAACCACACTGTCCGAGTTGAAGATACTTTGGTCTGCATAGTTTAAGCTTAAGCTAATGGAAATTTGAGACTTTCCCACATGAAAGTTCCAGACTGAAAGTTAAGCCTAAGCCAGCGCATATCTCTTGCTGTACATGTTGACGCTTGATTTGGGGCTAGCTTCAAGAAGTCAGTTTTTTAGGTTTCCTATGTGATTCTTGGCAATGTACCAGGTTTGCGAGGTACATGGTAAGATATTGACGACTTCGCTAATAGCAACAATATTTCAAACTAGAATAAAAATATTTGTTCCAAAATTTTTACTTTGTTTCTTTTACCTCTGTTTTCTAGGACTGCTGAAGAAAACCATCTTCGGACACAATTATTGACTGAATTCAGCTTAGATAGTGGCTACATGCTTGGGTCAGATAATGCATGTTGATGCTGCGCAGTGGTTTCACAAGTAGCCTTTAGTGAGTGGTTAGCATGCAGTCGCTGTTTGTTAGTCTCCCTCTCAGTAACACTACCCATACGTAGCAGTGTAGCAGGTTTATATTCAGAAGTAGAATGCCACGTTGAGGGTGACATGGCTGCAGAAGTTCACAGTCAGCCACTCTTGGGTTGTGCAAGCCTTGGGAGAGCTAGAAAATCCATTATGTAGGTGTAGCACCTAATGACATCGTACACAAAAAGCTTGGCTGCTAAATCTGCCATTCGATGCTGCTCCTCAATGATCGTAACTGGCTTTTCAGTGTTCTTGCTCAGCGTGGCCTCCATGTGCTGGAGAGACTCCACCATGCAAATGGCTTATTTGCCACAGGTGATAGTTTGCCATGAACTCTTGCCTCACCCTAAATACAAAGGATATTGTGACATTCAAGAAGGTGGTGGTCACGGAAGTTGCTGTGGTCTGCATGTAAGGCGACTAGAACAGCATACGGCTTTGTCAGACTGGAAGATGATACCCTGGAATAAGCATACTGGATAGGTGACGGAGGGGTTGGTGAAGACCAAGTTGGCTGCCTAGACAGATAGATTGAGAATGTTATTGTCTATGGCGATTCAAAGCTGTGTTCTAAAATATCTAGTGCACCTAATATTTCATCATGAAATGTGAAAGACGAACAGCACCGACAAAGCATTTCCTCTTCAGTGTATGTTCTGTAGTGATGGCtgttatcgaggcattccacccTTTATTATGATGCTGCTGCATGTTGTTGCCATCACCATAGTAGCCCCTCAGCAGAAATTGCTATCATGCtgcaatgatgatgaaataaaataCATGAAGTTTAAAGAAAAGCACCACAACCAGTTTCAAACCTGGCACTTTCCCCTCTAAAAGTGCATGCTCCTACCAACTGTGCCACCATGGCagctttctttactttctttcatgGCACTTGTTAGAGTGATGAAATATTTACCCCCTTGCTGCAAAATACTGCATTGTGGGGCACACAAGTACCTGCTGAAATGCTTTATTTCACTTTTTTAGCAACATGGGGTGTCAAGCCTGATGTTTGCGCATGTACAGCCTTTCGCAAAAAAAGTAAATGCCAGCCTCCTGTTGCCACCAGTGAGCAGTTGGCCTTTCTTTGTGAAGGGGCGCACTATGCTCATGGAATGAAACACAACAGGAAAACTTTGAAGTAAACATGAGCATGCACATTTGCTTGAGAGTGCAATGTCATGCCGTTACGAATCTGGTTGCTAAAGGTGATGTGGGCTCTGCTCTAAGTGTACAAGCCAAAATTACGCTGATGTCCCACAAACTGGAGATGGTGAAAATGAAAGTACAAGCATTAGCCTTAAATGGACACATTTTGTTCTGCAAGTATAGTACATACATTTGTGATTGCAGCTGTACCGTGATATCCTTGGTAAGGTGTGGGATGCTGTAACATTCGTCATCacttgtgcgatgccaaatctaATGCAGACATGGCCTGACAACTAGAAAAGAGGCACTCTATGCTTAGCCAGAGATATTGGTGGTTTCTCATCTGAAGCAATGAAACCGGCATGGCTGCAATGACAAATAGAACGTGTACACATAAGCACGAGTCTCAACAACAGAAGTGCATTGCTGCAAGCGGTATCAACATGTTTTGGCAGATATTCATATGTGCGTTGTAATATTTTGTGATAAGGTGCATACACAGGAACTTTATACGCAAAACCACTAGCACCAGGTCATGTCCAGTAACAGGAAAGCAAGCAGAGTGTAGAAGCACCCATATGAGCACCGTTCACCTTTGCCTAGAACTCTGAGGCAAGGATCAACCAGTCAATGCACTAGAAGGTTGAAAGGAAGTGAAGCTAAATGTCTGGCCAAAAGTGGATGCGTGTGTTCAACAGTGATCTTGGTCACAGAAATCTTTCAGATGCATAATCGTTTGGCTGAAATGCAGTTTTGAGGAAACAATTCCTTTAGCATTTCAGTTTAACATCCAATTTCCGCATGCTATGGCAGCCCTGCGATCAAAAACATGTCAAAAGGTACTTCATCATGAAAAGGTGCAAGCCGGTATCAAATACAAGATTTGAAATCTAGCCCCATTTTTTAACTTTTCTAGAGAACATGCATCCAAGAATAATATGGCATCTTTACAGCTAACAAAACAGTAATAGCTTTGTGTATTTTATAGAGATTGCAATCTATAGGTGAAATGACATCTTATTTGTGAAGTCACGCTTCAAAAAGTTTTAGTGATTTGCAAAAAGTTTTTATGACAGGAGAAATAAGCATTTTCCAAACTCTTACCAAGTGCATTATGTCCAGCCTTTCTGAAATATATTCAGTGGTACAATGGCAGTGTAATAGCACTGACATTAAACACAAAATTTCTTTGTAAGCACCAGAATACAAGCACACTAAGGAAACTGgatgttaaaaaataaagaaaaacaagactTGGTGTATGAAGGGCGAGGAAGAAAATTGAGAGACCACCAAGTTCGGTAGCTGATGAACAAGACTGACCTGCAAGTTTCACGATGTCGGATGAAAGCTCTCGCCAccttataaaaaaaagaacttagaTTGCAGCACATCAAAAAGTGCCAAATCTAGCCCTCCTACACTAACTGCCCTGAATTGACCATGACCATGTAAGTGTGAAAAAAAATCTAGCAAAACCATTCAATGGCTTTGCAAAACCACTGGCTTTACGCAGTGTAGAACTTGAAGCAATAGTTTTTTGCTGCCAAAACCATATTGCAGGCTTCTGTTTTGGTAAAGACTGAACAATGATATGGGACATATGTCTGGGCATGGCACCAAAGGGCTGGAACGCATGCTCTCTAATATGTGCACTTAACTAGTAGTCATGCAGTGGAACACCAAGAGAGTATTCAGGTCATTCAATACCAGCATTTTGTAGCAGTGCAAAGGTTTACAGTCCAAACCACAGGCTTGAACACTCAGAATTCATTTGTGCACCAGAGATGGTaccaaattcctctattttgaAAACATTTATCACTACTGGGAAGAACACAATACCGTCCACCCGAGCAACACTTTAACATCACTACCCTAGGAATTGACACCATAAATGAACATTACTGCAGCACAATACGCTCAAGCAGAACAGATCCCATGTACAGAGTAAAAAGGGAGACAAAAGGAAAGTCTTGCTTCACAGGAGAGTGGATAGCTGAGACGATGATGAAGTGGCAAGAGCCGCAATGGCTTGCAAGGAAACCGCTGCAGTGTGCACTACTGCACACAAAGCAATCGTGAACCAGCAAGGTggaggaaaaacaaacaaaactggCAGGACAAAGCAAAACACAGGAGCCAGAATACGGGGGAAAGAAGTGCACTTACATACAAAGCCTAAGTTCAGGTGAACTGTGATTCACACATTGTTCATGCTCTTCAAATTCCAGTGCAAGTGATGCTGTGAGAAATTTGCTAGCTGTCACTGCTTCATGTAATGCACAAAACTGCAACGTTTATTTTAGCTTGAGTCTGCCAGTACAAAGGACCAAAAACAGCAGGGTAGGCTTTTTTTGTACTCCAAATGGAGAATGGTGTCAGCATTTTCTGAAACAGCACAATGCCACCAAATGCACTGTGAATGCAGCTCACAAGTGCCCATATTAGCAACTGCTTTAGGATCTTAATGTGGGTGAGCTGTTTAATTATTGTGGTCTCGCATGTGATACTAGCATAAATAAAGTGAAACATTTCTATCATATCTTAATGCAACTCTATTCCATGCCACCACAAAGTATTTTGTACTTCTTAGAAGCGAAGTTTCATACTGACATGAACACACAAAGATGAATGAAGCACAGAAGCTTCTGACAATTGGTTTTTATTAAACACACATTACTTTCAAGAAATACAAAACTATAACTTCTTTTCCATGCCTGGTTTACAGATCTGTGCTACTGCAGCACCAACTACCTTGATTGATGTTTGAAGGCCAATTAATCTGTGTTAAGTCATATAATCACATTTGTGTTGAGAATAGACGCACTTTGTCAATCATCCTATCTACACTATGCTGGTTCAGAATAACAAATTTCTTTCGCTTCTGTTTCACTGCCCCCATCATCTTCCTTGTTGCATTTAGCTGCACATagccttttttctttccccttttgaAAGAGGATTACCTCAGAAATAAAAGTACAAGATCAAGCAGGTGTCTGCACAAGCTTCATCGTTAAAACTGCTTTATTTACAGAAACTGTAATCTGCTCAACTACACAAAATTACCTATAGTCTAGTAAATCTACATTCAACATGCAACAGGTTCAACAACTCTACAATTAGGGACTTCAAAATCTGAGCCAATGTCACAGAAGCATGTCTTCAGGATTGACATTTGTATCGATGGTAGTGCCCATCAATGCTGGTAGTTAAAAACAGGTTGGAGCGAAACGCACCCTCTTGGACTTCATACTAAGGGCCAATAGCAACACAACCAGCAATGTTTTTTAGAGCATGGCTTACAAACAAGAAAATGgctataaaaagtaaaaaaaatacacCCTAGACAAAACATAAAGACATATGCATCCACTACCAACACAGCCAGAGCACAGAAGCTCCCATGTCTGCATGTGAGCTATTCTGCAGAAAGTAAAATTGCATCATATGGGGTCTGCAAGAATTATTATCAAAGGTTACCTTGCCACAGTCACATAAAGCTTGCAGAAGACTGATTATTAAAACAGCCCCAAACAGCTTGGCAGCAGGTGCCATATCTTGCCTCCAACAAGAGTACTACAGATGAATCTAAAAAATTGCCAGTTCTTGTCTACTTTTGCTTTCACAATTCAGCACTACCAAAACCAGTGCACATCGGCATAGCTGCCTGCATACACTCTGTGTCATGACTGAAGGCCACATGCTTAGGCACTGACACAAGGCAGTGTGTTCTTAAGGCAGTACTTTGCCTACAATTACTCTCTTCAACGAGTCTCAGCACTGTGAAAAAAGTTACCACATTACTACCAGTAATCAGAAAGTATTTTCCCTGCTTTCTGAAAACAGGCAGTAACTGTTGTTACGACAGTGTAACCCGATACACAGGTGCCATCCATATGTGACCCAAGACGAGGTCCCTAAATGCCAACATGAGGATGGCCTTAAGATCTCTGTGGTTTCAAGACACATGGATTAAATATTGCAGGGAGTCTTAAACAAAGTAGGCAGAAATCTTGACAAACAGACTTCTCAAACACATCTCACCGGGGCAACATCTTACTGGTACCAAAGCCCACTCATGCCAGCATTGACAGGCACCAGCAAGAACTTAACTCAAGCTGGTAGAGGTGCATGTTTCCAATGGGAAGATGGCAACACATCCCACTAGCAGCGCGGTGAGGTTGGTGATGCTGAGAAATCCTCTTCCGCAGGAGTGTCAAGGAAATCTAGGTACTCCATGCCGATGGCAAGAAAGCAAGCCGAAGTGGAGGCAGCAAAGAGGGAGCGCACAAGGTTGGAGTTAGGCAGGAGTGACTTCGTGACAGCCCAAAGAAGCACCGAGCCAAAGTTGAAGAGAACCGCCTGGTAGGCACTGTACATGATGCGGTGGTACGGTGGAGCTCGTGTCATGTGTGGCCGAAAGTAGACATACAGCCCAGTGCCAAGATGCGAATTGAAGAGAAGACAGTTTGCCACTGTCACACTCTGGTCAGGGTATAGCCTGCACAATGGGGGAAAACACATTAAGATATTGCACATATACATCCAATAACACTACTGTTTAGGAACTGTGCACAGCACAAGAATGACAAGCATTGTCTGTACATGCATGCATCAAATGTGAAATTAAATGTCAGAACTTTAACGGAATATGATATGCATATCAGAGCAAAAGGTATCGATACATAGACAGTCAGCTGTTAAATAAAGTACCATAACCACAGCATGCTGCACTCTCTACATTGTGGTGTTATCACAAAGGCATATGCTGCTTTAATGAGATTCACATGGAAAAATACAGGACCATTTGCACAGATTTAGTGAATATTAGATCATGTACTATTAGGAGTGTAAGGACATGTGGGATACAGGCACTTGCCTATGACATGCACTAGAGATTGTTAATTTCTGCTTTGACAAACTCTATTCAATGGGTCATCAGCATTATGCAACCACTCTAGCATGAGGCGACCTCATTTTAGTAAGAAATATGGTCTACtagtgtgctgtcttccagtgcCTTATTATCAACAAGGCATCAATGTTTCAGTATTGTTATACAGAGCCTGATGTGCTGTTTCCTACACTTGCTCACATGGCAATTTCTACTTCTCCAAAAAACTATATGTGACTCCAGTGACAAGAAGCCAGATGCACTAGGCCTGTGGTCCCCTAACTTTATTCAACAGCTACTGAACAACCTTCAGTGAGTAATGGTGTGGGTTATCTGTGACTGTGGTTAATGAACGAATACGAAATCGAAGGGGAATTACTTCATTGAGGAAGAGACGACTCAGTGCATGTGAAACATGGGAGACTTATGACGTCATACTATTGCATCAGTGTAAACACACATATGGTGCACAAGCATGCCAAGCAAGTAAAATGATATAAAATAATATTTGCAGCTGCCCAAACTCTCCTTCAGACGCCTGACATGAAATGCCACTTGGAGTTCACAGTCATTCAGAGAGTGGTGCTAAATGGGTAGTTAGCGCTTCTCTATGTCTATCTTTTCCTGTTCCCCTGCTTCATGTTCTTCTAGTTCAGGGCACTGACACCACAATTTCAGCGTAGTCTTCGAATCGGCATTGACTTTTCAATGCAACTGTGTGTGAACAATTGGGATCCACACACCACACATGATAAATGTTCCACATACTTTCCTATACAATTAAAGCAAATCTGTAATAAAGGACCTAGTGTAACTGTGCTCGGCTGTCTTTTCAGATGTCTGCACAATCTTAAAACCGACTGCTTACACTATTATATCAATTCATCCTAATCATTTGCAACCTTCGATAACTGAATTATGTCAAAAAGAAATTTATATTTTCAAAGCAAAGGCACCAAATACAGCCACCAGATTTGTTGGGTCCTGCCAAACCGTTATAACGAACAGGCTTTACATTAGAAATAGTTAAATATATTAGGTAATCCTACATATCCAACCTGCCTATAACGAACCTATGCAAACTTTTGTGATGCCTTCATTATATACAGTTTTGTTATCTCCAGTGAGGAAAACAAGCAAGGAAGGACTCATTTGTGCCTGTGCCTTAAACTGTTCCTCAGCGTCACTAAGAATGGCAATCTGACGGGATTCGGCTCCAAGAATCTTCTGATACACTCCCAAACATTATCGTATGCATG includes:
- the LOC126547283 gene encoding uncharacterized protein, whose product is MSTPDEGTPTFRQWIARLPPFTADNIYKVYLPIAGAVSYCTFSVTVFIPELLSRLYPDQSVTVANCLLFNSHLGTGLYVYFRPHMTRAPPYHRIMYSAYQAVLFNFGSVLLWAVTKSLLPNSNLVRSLFAASTSACFLAIGMEYLDFLDTPAEEDFSASPTSPRC